From the bacterium genome, one window contains:
- a CDS encoding type II toxin-antitoxin system HicA family toxin: MTCLPALSYLDIIRALRKRGFLVVRRRGGHIRLQKETAEGPVKLTLPAHKPVKRGTLRRVIKDAGLTREEFLESL; this comes from the coding sequence GTGACGTGCTTGCCGGCGCTGAGCTATCTTGATATAATCCGCGCGTTACGGAAGCGCGGTTTTTTAGTGGTGCGGCGGCGCGGCGGGCATATACGACTCCAGAAGGAGACGGCGGAAGGGCCGGTTAAATTAACGTTACCTGCACATAAGCCGGTTAAAAGAGGGACCCTCCGGCGCGTGATTAAAGACGCCGGCCTAACGCGCGAGGAGTTCCTCGAGTCGCTGTAA
- a CDS encoding type II toxin-antitoxin system HicB family antitoxin, with amino-acid sequence MEVKVVLVPAEEGGYTVYIPALPGCISEGDTREEALENIKEAFALYLEPVEDDLVIEAEYELVDITL; translated from the coding sequence ATGGAAGTTAAGGTAGTACTGGTACCGGCGGAAGAGGGCGGGTACACGGTATACATCCCCGCTCTGCCGGGATGTATAAGCGAGGGCGATACGCGCGAGGAGGCGCTCGAGAACATAAAGGAAGCGTTTGCCCTTTACCTCGAGCCGGTAGAAGACGACCTCGTTATAGAGGCCGAGTACGAGCTCGTGGATATAACGTTGTGA
- a CDS encoding aromatic aminobenezylarsenical efflux permease ArsG family transporter: MAPVLLGAASALWLGILTAISPCPMATNVAAISYIGKRLGSPRQVLLGGVLYTVGRTVAYVGLAVLILAGLQSIPRVSTFLQEYMNKVLGPVLIVVGLFLLELIKFGGGGPGVGERLGKKVEGWGLAGALALGVIFALSFCPISAALFFGSLISLAVKYDSRVLLPGVFGVGTALPVFAFAVIIGLGVGSLGAAFHKLQRFEWWARRVTGVVFILVGIYYCLVYIFEVL, encoded by the coding sequence GTGGCCCCGGTTCTTTTGGGCGCGGCGTCGGCGCTGTGGCTCGGGATACTGACGGCGATAAGCCCGTGCCCGATGGCCACCAACGTCGCCGCCATCTCCTATATCGGCAAGCGGCTGGGCAGCCCGCGCCAGGTATTGTTGGGCGGCGTCCTGTACACCGTCGGGCGGACAGTGGCGTACGTCGGCCTGGCGGTGCTGATACTCGCCGGCCTGCAGTCCATACCGCGCGTCTCGACCTTCCTCCAGGAATATATGAACAAGGTGTTGGGGCCGGTCCTCATCGTCGTCGGCCTGTTCCTGCTCGAGCTCATCAAGTTCGGCGGCGGCGGCCCGGGCGTGGGCGAGAGACTCGGCAAGAAGGTCGAGGGGTGGGGGTTGGCCGGCGCGCTGGCGCTGGGCGTCATCTTCGCGCTGTCGTTCTGCCCGATATCGGCGGCGCTATTCTTCGGCAGCCTCATATCGCTGGCGGTGAAGTACGACTCGCGGGTGCTGCTTCCCGGCGTCTTCGGCGTAGGAACCGCGCTGCCGGTTTTCGCCTTCGCGGTGATAATCGGCCTGGGGGTCGGCTCGCTGGGCGCGGCGTTCCACAAGCTGCAGAGGTTCGAGTGGTGGGCGCGGCGCGTAACGGGCGTCGTCTTCATCCTCGTCGGCATCTACTACTGTTTGGTGTATATATTCGAGGTATTGTAG
- a CDS encoding nitrophenyl compound nitroreductase subunit ArsF family protein — MKIESFSREAVETGFSNELKDGKVVWGLVNLDEPANKHYIDDYQLYAKSVIVSDVRDGEEVRWKNLTRVWQLTNDERAFIKYIRDEVREYLEAG; from the coding sequence TTGAAGATCGAGAGTTTCTCGAGAGAAGCGGTCGAAACCGGGTTTAGCAACGAGTTGAAGGACGGTAAGGTGGTCTGGGGCCTCGTTAACCTCGACGAGCCCGCTAACAAGCATTACATAGACGACTACCAGCTTTACGCCAAGTCGGTTATCGTCTCGGACGTCCGCGACGGCGAGGAGGTCCGCTGGAAGAACCTTACGAGGGTGTGGCAGCTAACGAACGATGAAAGGGCGTTCATAAAGTACATCCGGGACGAGGTCCGCGAATACCTGGAGGCCGGCTAG
- a CDS encoding thioredoxin family protein: MKRIQILGTGCPKCKKLAENAEAAARELGLECEVEKITDIEAIMAFNVMMTPALAVDGEVKAVGKVPSKDEIKEILSE, translated from the coding sequence GTGAAAAGGATACAGATTTTGGGGACGGGTTGTCCCAAGTGCAAGAAGCTCGCGGAGAACGCCGAGGCCGCGGCTCGAGAGCTCGGCCTGGAGTGCGAGGTCGAAAAGATTACGGACATCGAGGCCATCATGGCCTTCAACGTTATGATGACGCCTGCTTTGGCCGTCGACGGGGAAGTGAAGGCCGTCGGCAAGGTGCCGTCCAAGGACGAAATAAAGGAGATACTCTCTGAATGA
- a CDS encoding permease, with amino-acid sequence MDWKREWKILAAIAAVFLGFFYLPLGTPRFDNSLFEALALVKWYAREHVLLCLVPAFFIAGGISVFVSQASVMKYLGARANKVMAYGVASVSGTVLAVCSCTVLPLFAGIYKMGAGLGPASAFLYSGPAINVLAIVLTARILGLEMGVARAVGAIVFSVVIGLAMHFFFRKEEAAKAEAQAAMPEAEVARPLWQNVLYFATMVGVLVFANWGKPATEAGIWFAVYSLKWWLASASALALGVILILWFGVKWWKVALVAAPAAALAALLPRYPLVPFAAGAVGISLVTATDKGETRDWFDATWGFAKQILPLLLLGVLVAGALLGRPGQEGLIPSSWVSAAVGGNSLRANFFASIAGAFMYFATLTEVPILQGLIGSGMGKGPALALLLAGPALSLPSMLVIRSVIGTKKTVVFILLVVIMATVTGLIYGALFG; translated from the coding sequence AATGGTACGCCCGCGAGCACGTTTTATTATGCCTGGTGCCGGCGTTCTTCATCGCCGGCGGCATCTCGGTCTTCGTGAGCCAGGCCTCGGTGATGAAGTACCTCGGCGCCCGGGCCAACAAGGTCATGGCGTACGGCGTCGCGTCCGTCTCCGGCACGGTCCTGGCCGTGTGCTCCTGCACCGTGCTGCCGCTCTTCGCCGGCATTTACAAGATGGGCGCCGGCCTGGGGCCCGCGTCGGCCTTCCTGTATTCGGGCCCGGCCATCAACGTCCTCGCTATTGTACTTACGGCGCGCATACTGGGGCTCGAGATGGGCGTGGCCCGGGCGGTGGGGGCGATCGTCTTCAGCGTCGTCATCGGCCTGGCGATGCACTTCTTCTTCCGCAAGGAGGAAGCCGCCAAGGCGGAGGCGCAGGCCGCGATGCCCGAGGCCGAAGTGGCGCGGCCACTGTGGCAGAACGTGCTCTACTTCGCCACGATGGTCGGCGTCCTCGTCTTCGCGAACTGGGGGAAGCCGGCCACGGAAGCGGGGATCTGGTTCGCCGTGTACTCCCTTAAGTGGTGGTTGGCGTCGGCCTCGGCGTTGGCGCTCGGCGTTATACTTATTCTCTGGTTCGGCGTTAAGTGGTGGAAGGTGGCGCTCGTCGCGGCGCCCGCGGCGGCCTTAGCCGCCTTATTGCCGCGTTACCCGTTGGTCCCGTTTGCCGCCGGCGCGGTCGGCATCTCGCTGGTAACGGCCACCGACAAAGGCGAGACCCGCGATTGGTTCGACGCCACGTGGGGCTTCGCGAAACAAATATTGCCGCTGCTGCTCCTGGGGGTACTCGTCGCGGGCGCGCTGTTGGGGCGACCCGGGCAAGAGGGTCTTATACCGTCGTCGTGGGTGAGCGCGGCGGTAGGCGGCAACTCGCTCCGCGCCAACTTCTTCGCCTCTATAGCCGGCGCTTTTATGTACTTCGCGACGCTGACCGAGGTGCCCATCCTTCAGGGCCTCATCGGCAGCGGGATGGGGAAAGGCCCCGCGCTGGCGCTCTTGCTCGCCGGGCCGGCGCTCTCGCTGCCCAGCATGCTCGTTATACGGAGCGTCATCGGCACGAAGAAGACGGTTGTTTTTATTCTATTGGTGGTTATAATGGCGACCGTTACGGGCTTGATATACGGCGCGTTGTTCGGTTAG